A section of the Agromyces aurantiacus genome encodes:
- a CDS encoding glutamine amidotransferase — MSGRFLLVSARPELDAVGPERASVLRATGLDPARLEHLRLDVEPLGDRAPQQYDGVVVGGSPFNVTTPEEAKSPVQRRVEADLARLAERALATDHPVMFTCYGIGVLTRVLGGTVDTLHGEQASAVEITLTDEGRADPVVGGLPVRFDALVGHKEATGRLPPDAVLLARSAGCPVQVYRAGANVYATQFHPEVSTADFIARAQVYRHHGYFPAHEFDALSTRVRAASITEPQRLLRRFVELAEARAGAHA, encoded by the coding sequence ATGAGCGGCCGCTTCCTCCTCGTCTCCGCGCGGCCCGAACTCGACGCGGTCGGCCCCGAGCGGGCCTCCGTGCTCCGCGCCACCGGGCTCGACCCGGCGCGCCTCGAGCACCTTCGCCTCGACGTCGAGCCGCTCGGCGACCGCGCGCCGCAGCAGTATGACGGCGTGGTCGTCGGCGGCAGCCCCTTCAACGTGACGACGCCCGAGGAGGCGAAGTCGCCCGTGCAGCGCCGCGTCGAGGCCGACCTCGCGCGGCTCGCCGAACGCGCGCTCGCGACCGACCACCCCGTGATGTTCACCTGCTACGGCATCGGCGTGCTCACGCGCGTGCTCGGCGGCACCGTCGACACCCTCCACGGCGAGCAGGCGTCGGCGGTGGAGATCACCCTCACCGACGAGGGCCGGGCCGACCCGGTCGTGGGCGGCCTCCCGGTGCGCTTCGACGCGCTCGTGGGGCACAAGGAGGCCACCGGTCGGCTGCCCCCGGACGCGGTGCTGCTCGCGCGGTCCGCGGGATGCCCGGTGCAGGTCTACCGGGCGGGTGCGAACGTGTACGCCACGCAGTTCCATCCCGAGGTCTCCACGGCCGACTTCATCGCGCGCGCTCAGGTCTACCGGCACCACGGGTACTTCCCCGCGCACGAGTTCGACGCGCTGAGCACGCGCGTGCGCGCGGCATCCATCACCGAGCCGCAACGCCTGCTGCGCCGTTTCGTCGAACTGGCCGAGGCGCGGGCGGGCGCCCACGCCTGA
- a CDS encoding GlsB/YeaQ/YmgE family stress response membrane protein: MSILAFLLLGLIAGAIAKLILPGRQGGGWLITLLLGVVGALLGGWLGSVLFGVGLEEFWDLSTWLLAIGGAIVVLLIYGLIVNRRRTA, from the coding sequence ATGAGTATCCTCGCATTCCTGCTCCTCGGCCTGATCGCCGGTGCCATCGCGAAGCTGATCCTGCCTGGCCGGCAGGGCGGCGGATGGCTGATCACGCTCCTGCTGGGCGTCGTCGGAGCCCTCCTCGGAGGGTGGCTCGGCAGCGTGCTGTTCGGCGTCGGCCTCGAGGAGTTCTGGGACCTGAGCACGTGGCTGCTCGCCATCGGCGGTGCCATCGTCGTGCTCCTGATCTACGGCCTCATCGTCAATCGCCGGCGTACCGCCTGA
- a CDS encoding DNA polymerase IV — translation MSRDPALWVLHVDLDQFIAAVEVLRRPELAGRPVIVGGRGDPTERAVVSTASYEAREFGVGSGMPLRIAARKAPDAVILPVDAPAYTAASEEVMATLRAQPGAIVQVLGWDEAFVGVATDDPEAYAREVQRAIFGRTGLHCSVGIGDTLVRAKVATGFGKPGGVFRLTASNWLEVMGHRPTIELWGVGSKVSRRLAAHGITTVAELARADPAVLAAEFGPRMGPWYRQLGRGEGARVVDDTPWVARGHSRETTFQQDLADPAEIDAALRELVARVLDDVAAEGRPVIGLTLKVRYAPFLTKTYQRRIPETSDRADVLARVLGLAAERIEPGRAIRLLGLRAEMPMPDDAREGHTPTRSGW, via the coding sequence GTGAGCCGTGATCCGGCCCTTTGGGTGCTGCACGTCGACCTCGACCAGTTCATCGCCGCGGTCGAGGTGCTGCGGCGCCCCGAGCTGGCGGGGCGACCCGTGATCGTCGGCGGCCGGGGCGACCCCACCGAGCGGGCCGTGGTGTCGACCGCCTCGTACGAGGCCCGCGAGTTCGGCGTCGGCTCGGGGATGCCGCTGCGCATCGCCGCGCGCAAGGCGCCCGACGCCGTGATCCTGCCCGTCGACGCGCCCGCCTACACCGCGGCATCCGAGGAGGTCATGGCGACGCTCCGCGCGCAACCGGGTGCGATCGTGCAGGTGCTGGGCTGGGACGAGGCGTTCGTCGGCGTCGCCACCGACGACCCCGAGGCGTACGCCCGCGAGGTGCAGCGCGCCATCTTCGGGCGCACCGGGCTGCACTGCAGCGTCGGCATCGGCGACACGCTCGTGCGCGCCAAGGTCGCGACCGGGTTCGGCAAGCCCGGCGGCGTGTTCCGGCTCACGGCGTCGAACTGGCTCGAGGTGATGGGCCACCGACCGACCATCGAGCTGTGGGGCGTCGGCAGCAAGGTGTCGCGCCGGCTCGCCGCGCACGGCATCACGACCGTCGCCGAGCTCGCGCGCGCCGACCCGGCCGTGCTGGCGGCCGAGTTCGGTCCGCGGATGGGGCCCTGGTATCGGCAGCTCGGCCGCGGCGAGGGCGCCCGCGTGGTCGACGACACGCCGTGGGTCGCGCGCGGCCACAGCCGGGAGACCACCTTCCAGCAGGACCTCGCCGACCCGGCCGAGATCGACGCGGCGCTGCGCGAGCTCGTCGCGCGCGTGCTCGACGACGTCGCCGCGGAGGGCCGCCCCGTGATCGGGCTCACGCTCAAGGTGCGCTACGCCCCGTTCCTCACGAAGACCTACCAGCGGCGGATCCCCGAGACCTCCGACCGCGCCGACGTGCTCGCGAGGGTGCTCGGGCTCGCGGCCGAGCGCATCGAGCCCGGTCGCGCCATCCGGCTGCTGGGGCTGCGTGCCGAGATGCCGATGCCCGACGACGCGCGGGAGGGACACACGCCGACCCGCAGCGGATGGTGA
- the dinB gene encoding DNA polymerase IV, producing MRGEASVLHADLDAFYASVEQRDAPELRGRPVIVGGGVVLAASYEAKARGVRTAMGGREARGLCPDAVVVPPRMDAYSEASKEVFAIFRDTTPLVEGISIDEAFLEVGGLRRIAGTPEEIAVRLRQRVRAEVGLPISVGIARTKFLAKVASAVSKPDGLLVVEPDREEAFLLPLPVERLWGVGAVTAEKLHRLGIRTVGQLAELEADATERLLGKATGAHLHALARLRDPRPVDTTRRRGSIGSQRALGRRPRSPEELDVILTQIVDRLARRLRDRDRVCRTVVLRLRSGDFTRATRSHTVGPPTDRTAVLLAVARALLAGAQPLISERGITLIRLSFSKLDRADSVQPELPIDWGEGARLDAVLDAVHDRFGAASVARAAQLGRDPGWSTPVLPEHE from the coding sequence ATGCGGGGCGAGGCGAGCGTGCTGCACGCCGACCTCGACGCGTTCTACGCGTCGGTCGAGCAGCGCGACGCTCCCGAGCTGCGAGGGCGGCCCGTCATCGTCGGCGGCGGGGTCGTGCTCGCGGCGAGCTACGAGGCGAAGGCGCGTGGCGTGCGCACCGCGATGGGCGGCCGCGAAGCGCGCGGCCTGTGTCCTGACGCCGTGGTGGTCCCACCCCGGATGGACGCCTACTCCGAGGCCAGCAAGGAGGTGTTCGCGATCTTCCGCGACACGACGCCGCTCGTCGAGGGGATCTCCATCGACGAGGCGTTCCTCGAGGTCGGCGGGCTGCGGCGCATCGCGGGCACGCCCGAGGAGATCGCGGTGCGATTGCGCCAGCGGGTTCGCGCTGAGGTCGGGCTCCCCATCTCGGTCGGGATCGCGCGCACCAAGTTCCTCGCCAAGGTCGCGAGCGCGGTCAGCAAGCCCGACGGCCTCCTGGTGGTCGAGCCCGACCGGGAGGAGGCGTTCCTGCTCCCGCTGCCCGTCGAACGGCTCTGGGGCGTCGGCGCCGTCACGGCCGAGAAGCTGCACCGGCTCGGCATCCGCACGGTCGGGCAGCTGGCCGAACTCGAGGCGGATGCCACCGAGCGGCTCCTGGGCAAAGCGACGGGCGCGCACCTGCACGCGCTCGCGCGGCTGCGGGATCCGCGCCCGGTCGACACGACCCGGCGCCGCGGATCCATCGGATCGCAGCGAGCGCTCGGCCGCCGGCCGCGCTCGCCCGAGGAACTCGACGTCATCCTCACGCAGATCGTCGACCGGCTGGCCCGTCGCCTGCGGGACCGCGACCGGGTGTGCCGCACGGTGGTGCTGCGGCTCCGATCCGGCGACTTCACCAGGGCGACCCGGTCGCACACCGTGGGTCCGCCGACCGACCGTACGGCGGTGCTGCTGGCCGTCGCCCGAGCGCTGCTCGCCGGCGCCCAGCCGCTGATCTCGGAGCGAGGGATCACGCTCATCCGCCTCTCGTTCTCGAAACTGGATCGCGCCGATTCCGTGCAGCCCGAGCTCCCGATCGACTGGGGCGAGGGTGCACGACTCGACGCGGTGCTCGATGCCGTCCATGATCGGTTCGGCGCTGCCTCGGTCGCCCGCGCGGCGCAGCTGGGCCGTGATCCGGGCTGGTCGACGCCGGTGCTGCCCGAGCACGAGTGA
- a CDS encoding flavin-containing monooxygenase has protein sequence MLADTDVLVVGAGQAGLAMSHELTQLGIDHVVVDRERAGAAWYVRWNSFCLVTPNHLIRLPGGEYDGDDPGGYLTREQVIVHLRRYAASFGAPIREHAGVSSLRVVDEGFVAQTEGGPVRARRVVAATGAYHRERRPPVVEELARHVPVVGATSYRSPDSLPEGRVLVIGGGQTAGQIAEELLLSGREVVLSAGRAPAMPRRVAGRDGIDWLLDSGFFEQTAADLPSPAARLGPNPLVTGRRGGHDLNLRTLAEAGAQLMGHITGLDGDRLVVADDLADSIAVGDEGWAYICALIASTARSLGMPEPELPSMPAGSIPVAPPPRLADLASVVVACGFRPDYRWIGLPGVVDEFGLPLQRDGASTVVPGLYFVGVPWMRSRKSPLLLGVGEDAAVVAAQLAA, from the coding sequence ATGCTCGCGGACACCGACGTGCTCGTCGTCGGCGCTGGACAGGCCGGACTCGCGATGAGCCACGAACTCACGCAGCTCGGCATCGACCACGTGGTCGTGGATCGCGAGCGCGCCGGCGCCGCGTGGTACGTGCGCTGGAACAGCTTCTGCCTGGTGACCCCGAACCACCTCATCCGGCTGCCCGGCGGGGAGTACGACGGCGACGACCCCGGCGGGTACCTGACCCGCGAGCAGGTCATCGTGCACCTGCGCCGGTACGCCGCGTCGTTCGGCGCGCCCATCCGCGAGCACGCCGGGGTGTCCTCGCTGCGGGTCGTCGACGAGGGCTTCGTCGCGCAGACCGAGGGCGGGCCGGTGCGTGCGCGGCGGGTCGTCGCGGCGACGGGCGCGTACCACCGGGAACGCCGTCCGCCGGTGGTCGAGGAGCTCGCGAGGCACGTGCCGGTCGTCGGCGCCACCTCGTACCGCTCGCCCGACTCGCTGCCCGAGGGGCGTGTGCTCGTGATCGGCGGTGGGCAGACGGCCGGGCAGATCGCCGAGGAGCTGCTGCTCTCCGGCCGCGAGGTGGTGCTCTCCGCCGGGCGCGCGCCGGCGATGCCGCGGCGCGTCGCGGGTCGTGACGGCATCGACTGGCTCCTGGACTCTGGCTTCTTCGAGCAGACCGCCGCCGACCTCCCGTCGCCAGCGGCGCGACTCGGGCCGAACCCGCTCGTGACCGGCCGGCGCGGAGGGCACGACCTGAACCTGCGCACGCTCGCCGAGGCGGGCGCGCAGCTCATGGGGCACATCACGGGGCTCGACGGCGATCGCCTCGTGGTCGCCGACGACCTGGCCGACTCCATCGCCGTGGGGGATGAGGGCTGGGCGTACATCTGCGCCCTCATCGCGTCGACCGCCCGCAGCCTCGGGATGCCCGAGCCCGAGCTGCCGAGCATGCCCGCCGGCAGCATCCCCGTCGCCCCGCCGCCGCGCCTGGCCGATCTCGCGAGCGTGGTCGTGGCCTGCGGCTTCCGCCCCGACTACCGGTGGATCGGCCTGCCGGGCGTCGTCGACGAGTTCGGCCTGCCCCTGCAACGGGATGGCGCGAGCACGGTCGTCCCCGGCCTCTACTTCGTCGGCGTGCCGTGGATGCGCTCACGCAAGTCGCCGCTGCTGCTGGGCGTCGGCGAGGACGCGGCGGTGGTCGCCGCGCAGCTCGCGGCGTAG
- a CDS encoding SGNH/GDSL hydrolase family protein — MADERSAVESAMTTLVPLALLAGVALAARAAWRRFRSRITENSVILNETLPVHSKWWRDHAKVRGELLYVALGDSAAQGIGASRPDHSYVGLLARTIRDTTRRSVRVVNLSVSGATTALAVQDQLPKLAKYRPDVMTVSIGANDIAKWDQDGFERNLAAILDAVPPHALVADLPFFYFPHNERKVAVANEILRRLVAERGLRLVRLHRETRLRGFRRIFTHFANDWFHPNDHGYRVWADAFRPALVAQLVERFPPDAEPDAATAPGGPVETVLGAPVPSTADVAGRP; from the coding sequence ATGGCCGATGAACGTTCCGCGGTCGAGTCCGCCATGACCACGCTCGTGCCGCTCGCCCTGCTCGCCGGGGTCGCGCTGGCCGCGCGCGCCGCCTGGCGGCGGTTCCGATCGCGCATCACCGAGAACAGCGTCATCCTCAACGAGACCCTGCCCGTGCACTCGAAGTGGTGGCGCGACCACGCCAAGGTGCGCGGCGAGTTGCTCTACGTCGCGCTCGGCGACAGCGCGGCGCAGGGCATCGGGGCGAGCCGGCCCGACCACAGCTACGTCGGGCTGCTCGCGCGCACCATCCGCGATACGACCCGCCGTTCGGTGCGCGTCGTGAACCTCAGCGTCTCGGGCGCGACGACCGCGCTCGCCGTGCAGGACCAGCTGCCGAAGCTCGCCAAGTACCGCCCCGACGTCATGACCGTGTCGATCGGCGCGAACGACATCGCCAAGTGGGACCAGGACGGGTTCGAGCGGAACCTCGCCGCCATCCTCGACGCGGTGCCGCCGCACGCGCTCGTCGCCGACCTGCCGTTCTTCTACTTCCCGCACAACGAGCGCAAGGTCGCGGTGGCGAACGAGATCCTCCGGCGGCTCGTCGCCGAGCGCGGGCTCCGGCTCGTGCGGCTGCATCGCGAGACCCGGCTCCGCGGGTTCCGCCGCATCTTCACGCACTTCGCGAACGACTGGTTCCACCCCAACGACCACGGCTATCGCGTGTGGGCCGACGCGTTCCGGCCCGCCCTCGTCGCGCAGCTGGTCGAGCGCTTCCCGCCCGACGCGGAGCCGGATGCCGCGACCGCGCCGGGCGGGCCGGTCGAGACGGTCCTCGGCGCACCCGTGCCGTCGACGGCGGATGTCGCCGGGCGCCCCTAG
- the radA gene encoding DNA repair protein RadA encodes MAKPSTAYRCTECGWSTVKWVGRCAECQQWGTVVEAGTETGLVRSLQPVAPSAARAARPIAQVEAELTAHRPSGVGEFDRVLGGGIVAGAAILLSGEPGVGKSTLLLEVAARVAATGRRVLYVSAEESTAQVRLRAGRTGALHDELYLASETDLATILGQVDEVSPELLIVDSVQTVSSSLSDGLPGQPSQVREVASTLIRVAKERDLPVLLVGHVTKDGTIAGPRLLEHLVDVVCQFEGDRQTALRFVRALKNRFGPTDEVGCFEMTGDGIAEVPDPSGLFLSRSRTAVSGTCVTVALEGRRALPVEVQALVVGTKAPQPRRVVNGVDPSRVAMIIAVLERRAGLRQLGEHDVYVSTVGGVRLVEPAADLAIAVAIASAMRDRAVPHELAAVGEISLAGEVRPVASARQRAAEARRLGYTALLDDELGSVRAAVERAMIAATGARERELDAAF; translated from the coding sequence ATGGCGAAGCCCTCCACCGCGTACCGTTGCACCGAGTGCGGGTGGAGCACCGTCAAGTGGGTCGGCCGGTGCGCCGAGTGCCAGCAGTGGGGCACGGTCGTCGAGGCCGGCACCGAGACCGGCCTCGTGCGCAGCCTCCAGCCCGTGGCGCCCTCGGCGGCGCGCGCGGCGCGACCCATCGCGCAGGTCGAGGCCGAGCTCACGGCCCACCGGCCGAGCGGCGTCGGCGAGTTCGACCGCGTGCTCGGCGGCGGCATCGTCGCGGGCGCGGCCATCCTGCTCTCGGGCGAACCGGGTGTGGGCAAGTCCACGCTGCTGCTCGAGGTCGCCGCGCGCGTGGCCGCGACCGGGCGGCGCGTGCTGTACGTCAGCGCCGAGGAGTCCACGGCCCAGGTGCGCCTGCGCGCCGGCCGCACGGGCGCGCTGCACGACGAGCTCTACCTCGCCTCCGAGACCGACCTGGCGACGATCCTCGGTCAGGTCGACGAGGTCTCCCCCGAGCTGCTCATCGTCGACTCGGTGCAGACCGTGTCGAGCTCGCTCTCCGACGGGCTGCCCGGGCAGCCCAGCCAGGTGCGCGAGGTGGCCTCCACGCTCATCCGCGTCGCGAAGGAACGCGACCTGCCGGTGCTGCTCGTCGGTCACGTCACGAAGGATGGCACGATTGCCGGTCCGCGCCTGCTCGAGCACCTCGTCGACGTCGTGTGCCAGTTCGAGGGCGACCGGCAGACCGCGCTGCGCTTCGTGCGCGCGCTCAAGAACCGCTTCGGCCCCACCGACGAGGTCGGCTGCTTCGAGATGACCGGCGACGGCATCGCCGAGGTGCCCGACCCGTCCGGGCTCTTCCTCAGCCGCTCGCGCACGGCCGTGAGCGGCACGTGCGTGACCGTCGCGCTCGAGGGCCGGCGCGCGCTGCCCGTCGAGGTGCAGGCACTCGTCGTCGGCACCAAGGCGCCCCAGCCGCGCCGCGTGGTCAACGGCGTCGACCCGTCGCGCGTCGCGATGATCATCGCGGTGCTCGAGCGGCGGGCCGGGCTTCGGCAGCTCGGCGAGCACGACGTCTACGTGTCGACGGTCGGCGGAGTGCGCCTCGTCGAACCCGCCGCCGATCTCGCGATCGCGGTCGCGATCGCGAGCGCGATGCGCGACCGTGCGGTGCCGCACGAGCTCGCCGCGGTGGGCGAGATCAGCCTCGCGGGCGAGGTGCGCCCCGTGGCATCCGCCCGTCAACGCGCCGCCGAGGCGCGGCGCCTCGGCTACACGGCGCTCCTCGACGACGAGCTCGGCAGCGTGCGCGCCGCCGTCGAACGCGCGATGATCGCCGCGACCGGCGCGCGCGAGCGCGAGCTCGACGCCGCGTTCTAG
- a CDS encoding dehydrogenase, translated as MAGGKRSAKGSKASRASKGAEALEFRSQALAEALERQDMAAVALALRHGNTVVPLIKPGPRDKPLDGGEVWTYRDPNTGEVALLLFSDAANKPANLPPAVGLQSPAWLKTFLKRHESTITTVFLDIAGPHPMQASPAELRKALEV; from the coding sequence ATGGCCGGTGGGAAGCGTTCCGCGAAGGGTTCGAAGGCATCGAGGGCGTCGAAGGGCGCCGAAGCGCTGGAGTTCCGGTCGCAGGCGCTCGCCGAGGCGCTCGAGCGACAGGACATGGCCGCGGTCGCGCTCGCGCTGCGGCACGGCAACACGGTGGTGCCGCTCATCAAGCCCGGCCCCCGCGACAAGCCGCTCGACGGCGGCGAGGTGTGGACCTACCGGGACCCGAACACGGGCGAGGTCGCGCTGCTGCTCTTCAGCGATGCCGCGAACAAGCCCGCCAACCTGCCGCCCGCGGTCGGATTGCAGAGCCCGGCGTGGCTGAAGACGTTCCTGAAGCGCCACGAGTCGACGATCACCACGGTGTTCCTCGACATCGCCGGGCCGCACCCGATGCAGGCGTCGCCGGCCGAACTCCGGAAGGCGCTCGAGGTGTAG
- a CDS encoding amino-acid N-acetyltransferase, with translation MAQPFLVRRARTHDVPTILDLVEPLVARRILLGKERVDLYGAVQEFRVAESDDGEVVGCGALHVMWEDLGEVRTLAVRDDWLGHGVGHALLDALEEDARELGLSRLFCLTFEVGFFGRHGFQDMGGETVDPEVYAELVRSHDEGVAEFLDLARVKQNTLGNTRMLKML, from the coding sequence ATGGCCCAGCCCTTCCTCGTGCGCCGTGCGCGCACGCACGACGTGCCGACGATCCTCGACCTCGTGGAACCGCTCGTGGCCCGGCGCATCCTGCTCGGCAAGGAACGCGTCGACCTCTACGGGGCGGTCCAGGAGTTCCGGGTGGCCGAGTCCGACGACGGCGAGGTCGTCGGCTGCGGCGCGCTGCACGTGATGTGGGAGGACCTCGGCGAGGTGCGCACGCTCGCCGTGCGCGACGACTGGCTCGGGCACGGCGTCGGGCACGCGCTGCTCGACGCGCTCGAGGAGGATGCGCGCGAGCTCGGCTTGAGCCGACTGTTCTGCCTCACGTTCGAGGTCGGCTTCTTCGGCCGGCACGGGTTCCAGGACATGGGCGGCGAGACCGTGGACCCCGAGGTGTACGCCGAGCTCGTGCGCTCGCACGACGAGGGCGTGGCCGAGTTCCTCGACCTCGCGCGCGTGAAGCAGAACACCCTCGGCAACACGCGCATGCTGAAAATGCTCTGA
- a CDS encoding ATP-dependent Clp protease ATP-binding subunit produces the protein MFERFTDRARRVVVLAQEEAKMLNHNYIGTEHILLGLIHEGEGVAAKALESLGISLDAVREQVQDIIGQGQQQPTGHIPFTPRAKKVLELSLREALQLGHNYIGTEHILLGLIREGEGVAAQVLVKLGADLNRVRQQVIQLLSGYQGKEQVQVGATEQQQAQGGSQILDQFGRNLTQAARESKLDPVIGREKEIERVMQILSRRSKNNPVLIGEPGVGKTAVVEGLAQAIVKGEVPETLKDKQLYSLDLGSLIAGSRYRGDFEERLKKVTKEIRTRGDIIVFIDEIHTLVGAGAAEGAIDAASILKPLLARGELQTIGATTLDEYRKHFEKDAALERRFQPIQVAEPSLPHAINILKGLRDRYEAHHKVSITDGAIVAAANLADRYISDRFLPDKAIDLIDEAGARLRLSILSSPPELREFDEKIAVVRAAKETAIEEQDFEKAASLRDEEKTLLGERLRLEKQWKSGEVKTTAVVDEGLIAEVLAQATGIPVFKLTEEESSRLVFMEKALHERVIGQEEAISALSKTIRRTRAGLKDPKRPSGSFIFAGPTGVGKTELAKALAEFLFDDESAMISLDMSEYGEKHTVSRLFGAPPGFVGFEEGGQLTEKVRRKPFSVVLFDEIEKAHPDIFNSLLQILEEGRLTDGQGRVVDFKNTVIIMTTNLGTKDISGGPVGFQIEGDTRTGYDLMRAKVNEELKKHFKPEFLNRVDEIIVFPQLSKEELLQIVDLFIKRLGERMLDRDMTVELTTAAKERLIEVGFDPALGARPLRRAVQHEVEDRLSEKILHGELNSGDHVHVDFKDGEFVFTTTQRALPVGVGVNTGAAIGTGPATPDLAAGQ, from the coding sequence ATGTTCGAGAGATTCACCGACCGCGCCCGACGTGTCGTCGTCCTGGCCCAAGAAGAGGCCAAGATGCTCAACCACAACTACATCGGCACCGAGCACATCCTGCTCGGCCTCATCCACGAGGGTGAGGGCGTGGCCGCCAAGGCGCTCGAGTCCCTCGGGATCTCGCTCGACGCCGTGCGCGAGCAGGTGCAGGACATCATCGGACAGGGCCAGCAGCAGCCGACCGGGCACATCCCGTTCACGCCGCGCGCCAAGAAGGTGCTCGAGCTCTCGCTGCGCGAGGCCCTGCAGCTCGGCCACAACTACATCGGCACCGAGCACATCCTCCTCGGGCTCATCCGCGAGGGCGAGGGCGTCGCCGCGCAGGTGCTCGTCAAGCTCGGCGCCGACCTCAACCGCGTGCGCCAGCAGGTCATCCAGCTCCTCTCCGGCTACCAGGGCAAGGAGCAGGTGCAGGTCGGCGCGACCGAGCAGCAGCAGGCCCAGGGCGGATCGCAGATCCTCGACCAGTTCGGCCGCAACCTCACGCAGGCTGCCCGCGAGTCGAAGCTCGACCCCGTGATCGGCCGCGAGAAGGAGATCGAGCGGGTCATGCAGATCCTCTCGCGCCGCTCCAAGAACAACCCCGTGCTCATCGGCGAGCCCGGCGTCGGCAAGACCGCGGTCGTCGAGGGCCTCGCGCAGGCGATCGTCAAGGGCGAGGTGCCCGAGACGCTCAAGGACAAGCAGCTCTACTCGCTCGACCTCGGCTCGCTCATCGCCGGCTCGCGCTACCGCGGCGACTTCGAGGAGCGCCTGAAGAAGGTCACCAAGGAGATCCGCACGCGCGGCGACATCATCGTCTTCATCGACGAGATCCACACCCTCGTGGGTGCGGGCGCCGCCGAGGGCGCGATCGACGCCGCCTCGATCCTCAAGCCGCTGCTCGCGCGCGGCGAGCTGCAGACCATCGGCGCGACCACGCTCGACGAGTACCGCAAGCACTTCGAGAAGGATGCCGCGCTCGAGCGCCGCTTCCAGCCGATCCAGGTCGCCGAGCCGTCGCTCCCGCACGCGATCAACATCCTCAAGGGGCTCCGCGACCGTTACGAGGCGCACCACAAGGTCTCGATCACGGATGGCGCGATCGTCGCCGCCGCGAACCTCGCCGACCGCTACATCAGCGATCGGTTCCTGCCCGACAAGGCCATCGACCTGATCGACGAGGCGGGCGCCCGCCTGCGCCTGTCGATCCTGTCGTCGCCGCCCGAGCTGCGCGAGTTCGACGAGAAGATCGCCGTCGTCCGCGCCGCCAAGGAGACCGCGATCGAGGAGCAGGACTTCGAGAAGGCCGCGTCGCTTCGCGACGAGGAGAAGACCCTGCTCGGCGAGCGCCTCCGCCTCGAGAAGCAGTGGAAGTCGGGCGAGGTCAAGACGACCGCGGTCGTCGACGAGGGCCTGATCGCCGAGGTGCTCGCGCAGGCCACCGGCATCCCCGTCTTCAAGCTGACCGAAGAGGAGTCGTCGCGACTCGTCTTCATGGAGAAGGCGCTGCACGAGCGCGTCATCGGCCAGGAGGAGGCGATCTCCGCCCTGTCGAAGACGATCCGCCGCACGCGCGCCGGCCTCAAGGACCCGAAGCGTCCCTCGGGCTCGTTCATCTTCGCCGGCCCCACGGGCGTCGGCAAGACCGAGCTCGCGAAGGCGCTCGCGGAGTTCCTCTTCGACGACGAGTCGGCGATGATCTCGCTCGACATGTCGGAGTACGGCGAGAAGCACACGGTCTCGCGCCTCTTCGGCGCCCCTCCCGGCTTCGTCGGCTTCGAGGAGGGCGGCCAGCTCACCGAGAAGGTGCGCCGCAAGCCGTTCTCGGTCGTGCTCTTCGACGAGATCGAGAAGGCTCACCCCGACATCTTCAACTCGCTCCTCCAGATCCTGGAGGAGGGCCGGTTGACGGATGGCCAGGGCCGGGTCGTCGACTTCAAGAACACCGTCATCATCATGACGACCAACCTCGGCACGAAGGACATCTCGGGCGGCCCCGTCGGCTTCCAGATCGAAGGCGACACCCGCACGGGCTACGACCTCATGCGCGCGAAGGTGAACGAGGAGCTGAAGAAGCACTTCAAGCCCGAGTTCCTCAACCGCGTCGACGAGATCATCGTCTTCCCGCAGCTCAGCAAGGAGGAGCTGCTGCAGATCGTCGACCTGTTCATCAAGCGCCTGGGCGAGCGCATGCTCGACCGCGACATGACCGTCGAGCTCACCACCGCGGCCAAGGAGCGGCTCATCGAGGTCGGGTTCGACCCGGCGCTCGGCGCCCGCCCGCTGCGCCGCGCGGTGCAGCACGAGGTCGAGGACCGCCTCTCGGAGAAGATCCTGCACGGCGAGCTCAACTCGGGCGACCACGTGCACGTCGACTTCAAGGACGGCGAGTTCGTGTTCACCACGACCCAGCGGGCGCTGCCCGTCGGCGTGGGCGTCAACACCGGCGCCGCGATCGGCACCGGGCCGGCCACGCCCGACCTGGCGGCGGGGCAGTAA
- a CDS encoding helix-turn-helix domain-containing protein: MAPAEPDDAHDVHCRLDELLAARGMTLTRLAELVGVSVVNLSVLKNDRARAIRFSTLQAICRALDCEIGELLVLRRTDDPGAASEATAR, from the coding sequence ATGGCGCCGGCCGAGCCCGATGACGCGCACGACGTGCACTGCCGCCTCGACGAGCTCCTCGCCGCGCGCGGGATGACCCTGACGAGGCTCGCCGAGCTCGTCGGCGTGAGCGTGGTGAACCTCAGCGTGCTGAAGAACGATCGCGCGCGCGCCATCCGGTTCTCGACGCTGCAGGCGATCTGCCGTGCCCTCGACTGCGAGATCGGCGAGCTGCTGGTGCTGCGACGAACGGATGACCCGGGGGCCGCGTCGGAGGCGACGGCCCGCTGA